A stretch of Glandiceps talaboti chromosome 18, keGlaTala1.1, whole genome shotgun sequence DNA encodes these proteins:
- the LOC144449239 gene encoding interleukin 17-like protein — protein MAVILSMATMDQSEDNLSTGSEHHHVEQLPIEPCPLEYGSGAALNERSNCPWYYEVNTDMSRYPRSLNEAHCHNCLFCITDNSQHSSWQCQPVTYDIWVLSRSVCIDGVYQYQPVLESIGVSCTCVRPRY, from the coding sequence ATGGCTGTCATTTTATCCATGGCAACGATGGATCAATCTGAAGACAACCTTTCTACAGGCAGTGAACACCACCACGTTGAACAACTTCCAATTGAACCCTGTCCGTTGGAGTACGGAAGTGGCGCTGCTCTGAATGAACGGTCTAACTGTCCTTGGTACTATGAAGTCAACACAGACATGTCACGATATCCACGGTCACTGAATGAAGCTCACTGCCATAACTGTCTCTTCTGTATCACTGATAATAGTCAACATAGCAGCTGGCAATGCCAACCTGTTACGTATGATATCTGGGTTTTAAGTCGAAGTGTCTGTATTGATGGTGTCTATCAATATCAACCCGTCTTGGAATCCATTGGCGTTTCCTGTACATGCGTACGTCCACGTTACTGA
- the LOC144449176 gene encoding sialate:O-sulfotransferase 2-like translates to MASFSTKLHRVWRRRCANRLIVAVILVMTPIIFLSARYHQTLIKMETNELYERGHQSEPRTNSQQNEKNVGQRELASHLNPVKPLRNFVNNSNRDTNKKDDEKPRAGSDGKDQEKKSDVTEKQLIIGDCKVVYKGCYDDHREPTKRTLQGTMWHDPKMMTIAACVKHCDRKGYAYAGLQFSMECWCSNALRTSALTATGCNMTCTGNKQDICGGPLYLSVYKVEKQPAPIPDFLQSKDEGETDKFLQGTIEDYKGCVPTARDGDIFQSGSIYTEDTMTILSCKGLCLRAQYSIAALRSGTECHCGHLETNFDYHSAVNNSQCITPCAGFEGHYCGGRGYASVYTTSADDPRCLNSTLKREGSMPLVALASFPGSGNTWVRHLIERSTGIYTGSFYTDGELFKKGFKGEREHWKKRNTVVVKTHDFSEELIKEYEAAIVVIRNPYKAMIAEHNRKFGGHTGYATEDRYTKGTEWNDFVMGKSRSWTNTALMWLQHCPKVLVIHYEDLMTDLNNQLRKMLTFLNIEINQERLLCAELNSSGKFKRPNRKKGMSFDPFTQEMHEYVQIYVKTVAMALQLHKQAPLPAEYAPNMIL, encoded by the exons ATGGCTAGCTTCAGCACCAAACTGCACCGCGTATGGCGCAGAAGGTGTGCTAACCGTTTGATAGTTGCCGTTATACTTGTGATGACTCCAATCATATTTCTATCCGCGCGTTATCACCAAACTCTGATAAAGATGGAAACAAATGAACTGTATGAAAGGGGGCACCAATCCGAACCTAGGACGAATAGTCAACAAAATGAGAAGAACGTCGGACAACGAGAACTAGCCAGTCACTTGAACCCTGTCAAACCCTTGAGAAATTTTGTCAATAATTCTAACAGAGACACAAATAAGAAAGATGATGAGAAACCAAGGGCTGGTAGTGATGGAAAAGATCAGGAAAAGAAAAGTGATGTTACAGAGAAACAGCTGATAATTGGCGACTGTAAAG TTGTTTACAAAGGCTGCTATGACGACCATAGGGAGCCTACTAAAAGGACGTTACAGGGTACCATGTGGCATGATCCAAAGATGATGACGATTGCTGCATGTGTCAAACATTGTGATAGAAA GGGTTACGCGTATGCCGGTTTGCAGTTTTCAATGGAGTGCTGGTGTTCAAATGCGCTGAGGACGTCAGCTTTAACAGCGACTGGTTGTAACATGACGTGCACTGGTAATAAACAAGATATATGTGGAGGACCCCTATATTTGTCAGTTTACAAAGTTGAGAAACAACCGGCTCCAATTCCTGATTTCCTTCAGAGTAAAGACGAAGGCGAAA CTGACAAATTTCTCCAAGGCACGATTGAGGATTACAAAGGTTGCGTGCCAACTGCAAGAGACGGTGATATATTTCAATCTGGCAGTATATATACTGAAGACACGATGACCATACTGAGCTGTAAAGGTCTTTGCTTACGTGCG CAATACTCTATAGCAGCGTTACGTAGTGGTACTGAATGTCATTGTGGTCATCTGGAAACCAATTTTGATTATCACAGTGCGGTGAACAACAGTCAGTGCATCACGCCTTGTGCAGGGTTCGAAGGTCATTACTGTGGTGGACGTGGCTATGCATCAGTTTATACTACCTCAGCAGACG ATCCCAGATGTTTAAATTCCACTCTGAAACGTGAGGGATCTatgccgttggtggcgctagcTAGCTTTCCGGGATCTGGTAATACATGGGTGAGACACCTGATAGAACGTAGCACTGGAATTTACACTGGTAGTTTCTATACTGATGGAGAATTATTCAAAAAAG GTTTCAAAGGAGAAAGGGAACACTGGAAGAAACGAAACACGGTTGTTGTGAAAACACACGACTTCAGTGAAGAACTTATAAAAGAATACGAGGCAGCAATAGTTGTTATACGAAACCCTTACAAGGCTATGATAGCTGAACACAATAGAAAATTTGGAGGTCACACGGGTTATGCTACCGAAGATAGGTACACCAAAGGCACTG AGTGGAACGACTTCGTGATGGGTAAATCCCGAAGTTGGACAAATACCGCGTTAATGTGGCTCCAACACTGCCCTAAGGTACTTGTGATACACTATGAAGACTTAATGACTGATCTCAACAATCAACTTAGGAAAATGTTGACGTTTCTTAATATCGAAATCAACCAAGAACGATTGCTTTGTGCAGAACTCAATTCGTCTGGAAAGTTCAAAAGACCTAACAGGAAAAAGGGCATGTCGTTTGACCCATTTACACAAGAAATGCATGAATATGTCCAAATATATGTTAAGACGGTTGCAATGGCGCTACAGCTTCACAAACAAGCACCTTTGCCTGCCGAATATGCACCTAATATGATACTTTGA